A stretch of the Chlorobiota bacterium genome encodes the following:
- a CDS encoding tetratricopeptide repeat protein — MINIKELSEIYFNGKINESESELLTELLELASKLKYEDPTKSLEIAEVCLELSEELLNDSAKALSNRLIGVAHFNLGNYDLSKIHFENAHLLFEFLEDKNGIAEVVGNIGNLYDVLGDYTNALKNYQLSSSMWIELESHNDVAKVTYNIGGVYLSLGDNNKALETYILVKDIYEKLSNKKQLTIAFGSIGSVYLILGEYSKALEHFKQAHSLAKELENQIEIAQTHENIGSVYWSLGEYNLGINEFKEALIIREKFQNDIDVARISANIGVLYWSIGDFIKSFKYYQAALKLEVSLVNIEGIARLNCNIGNILTSVGEVDKGLECYEISLSESIKLNNKNYIADLYSCIGKSHYLKDNFLVALNYYEKGLTLGKEINDRLLIGKCYLYIGETLHKLKRDKDSLKNLEIALEILRDELKTNQGIPEILIALGSISIEKKEFEIGIKTLLEGCNISYELSLKPIQYEAHRELSIAYSKVNDFKQAYEHHIKFHDLKEEVINDKSSKQAQLLEYNRKVEEAERDRIVKIVRFQEQEKILNNILPLTITERLINGENPIADNIEIASVMFMDIVNFTNLSTLVNADQLVFILNSIFTKCDSIMEEYGIEKVKTIGDAYMAVAGAPEFQADHAYRISCAALSIIDSIKNLEIKVPENLGNNEWIKKIGQIQVRIGLHCGGMIAGVIGEKKFLYDLWGDSVNTASRMESHGEIGKVHISEDFYNELLNSDKFNVTNFESRGEIDIKGKGLMRTYFLIDKTNS, encoded by the coding sequence ATGATTAATATTAAAGAACTATCAGAAATATATTTTAATGGCAAAATTAATGAATCAGAAAGTGAATTACTAACTGAGTTGTTAGAACTTGCTTCGAAATTAAAGTATGAAGACCCTACAAAATCGTTAGAAATTGCAGAGGTATGTTTAGAGCTTTCAGAAGAATTGTTAAATGACTCAGCAAAAGCATTGTCGAATAGGTTAATTGGAGTTGCTCATTTTAATTTGGGGAATTATGATCTTTCAAAAATTCATTTTGAAAATGCACATTTATTGTTTGAATTTTTAGAAGATAAGAATGGAATTGCTGAAGTTGTCGGAAATATTGGAAATTTATATGATGTACTAGGAGACTATACTAATGCTCTAAAAAATTATCAATTATCTAGCTCAATGTGGATTGAACTAGAGTCTCATAATGATGTTGCGAAGGTTACCTATAATATTGGTGGAGTTTATTTGAGTTTGGGTGATAACAACAAAGCTTTAGAAACTTACATTCTAGTTAAAGATATATATGAAAAGTTGTCAAATAAAAAGCAATTAACAATTGCATTTGGAAGCATTGGAAGCGTTTATTTGATTTTAGGAGAGTATTCAAAAGCATTGGAGCATTTTAAACAAGCCCATTCCTTAGCTAAAGAACTTGAGAATCAGATTGAAATTGCTCAGACACATGAAAATATAGGTAGTGTATATTGGAGTTTAGGAGAATACAACTTGGGAATTAATGAGTTTAAAGAGGCATTAATTATTAGGGAAAAATTTCAAAATGATATTGATGTTGCCAGAATTTCTGCAAATATCGGTGTGTTATATTGGAGTATTGGTGATTTTATTAAATCTTTTAAATATTATCAAGCAGCTTTAAAATTAGAAGTTTCATTAGTTAACATTGAAGGAATAGCTAGGTTGAATTGCAACATTGGGAACATCTTAACATCTGTAGGTGAAGTTGATAAAGGGCTTGAATGCTATGAAATTTCTTTAAGCGAATCAATTAAACTTAACAATAAAAATTATATTGCCGATTTATATTCTTGTATTGGCAAATCACATTATTTAAAAGATAACTTTTTAGTTGCTTTAAATTATTATGAAAAAGGATTAACTCTAGGGAAAGAAATTAATGATCGGCTACTTATTGGTAAATGTTATTTATATATTGGTGAAACTTTACACAAATTAAAAAGAGATAAGGATTCATTAAAGAATTTGGAAATAGCTTTGGAAATTTTAAGAGATGAATTAAAAACAAACCAAGGCATACCAGAAATTTTGATAGCGTTAGGTTCTATTTCAATTGAAAAAAAAGAGTTTGAAATAGGTATAAAAACTCTATTGGAAGGTTGTAATATTTCTTATGAATTAAGTTTAAAACCAATTCAGTATGAAGCTCATAGAGAGCTTTCAATTGCATACTCCAAAGTAAATGATTTTAAACAAGCATATGAACATCATATTAAATTCCATGATTTAAAAGAAGAAGTTATAAATGATAAATCCTCCAAACAAGCTCAACTATTAGAGTATAATCGAAAAGTTGAAGAAGCTGAAAGAGATAGAATTGTTAAGATTGTAAGGTTTCAAGAACAAGAGAAAATACTTAATAATATTTTGCCATTAACAATTACTGAACGATTAATTAATGGAGAAAACCCAATTGCTGATAACATAGAAATTGCTTCGGTGATGTTTATGGATATAGTGAATTTTACCAATTTATCTACTTTAGTAAATGCAGATCAATTAGTATTTATCTTAAATTCTATTTTTACAAAATGTGATTCAATAATGGAAGAATATGGAATAGAAAAAGTGAAAACGATTGGGGATGCATATATGGCAGTTGCTGGGGCACCAGAATTTCAAGCAGATCATGCTTATAGGATTTCTTGTGCAGCATTATCAATAATTGATTCTATAAAAAATCTTGAAATCAAAGTTCCTGAAAATTTAGGTAATAATGAATGGATAAAAAAAATAGGTCAAATTCAAGTTAGAATTGGTTTGCATTGTGGAGGTATGATTGCAGGAGTTATTGGAGAGAAAAAATTCTTATATGATTTATGGGGTGATTCTGTTAACACTGCAAGTAGAATGGAAAGCCATGGTGAGATTGGCAAAGTACATATAAGTGAGGATTTTTATAATGAATTATTGAATTCAGATAAATTTAATGTAACTAATTTTGAATCTAGAGGAGAAATCGATATTAAGGGTAAAGGTTTGATGAGAACATATTTTTTAATTGATAAAACTAATTCTTAG
- a CDS encoding carboxypeptidase regulatory-like domain-containing protein: MKNFKSLFLIIIPILFLISACQKDPVTSTTNSNISDFSGIINDEQGHIVPLAIVSAKDGAKNIVAIDTANDVGEFLLKNIPSDLSTISIDILHDEFLPATFSAKELVSSAGEKRNGILLSLTHVDSCCAYVRVSVSDEVTKNMIEGAEVRLFNKGKGDRPVTTVKTDASGKVIFENICKGIYSIRISKEGYKVDERPLIVNFCDSTIIDSRLKVSDDKGGEKKDSGCCNGVLIVIPVDEFNMPIVDADVSLASRKMKSLKTTLEGVKYTGLCEGKDIVMISKEGYGVIEFAFEMKCNGEMKETPMMKKKSDDVNNDSCCKGALLVTVIDPTDKMIVGVEVKLTRPNGKVDVSKTSDAGGASFSNLCPGKHGIRIAREGFDVVEQVFDQKCNETKLIRISLGKKITTDDSCCNGKVNLYLNNQDGKPVVGAAIKLQRPNGSTIVANSNDIGVATFSKLCAGAYLFWTGKDGYKNIEGRFSLECNATIDMKYNLTKVITGTDSCCNGQVNFSFKDEALSSSKIVSGKVSLYKDGKLLTFGTLVNGKIGFEKLCSGVYSYGFASELYKGLEGKFVLECNATFVIEVKASQNINPPNNDSCCNGKAYFSILDANGSKIGLNGKGILYLGGKVIATTPINAGKLVFEKLCPGKYGVSFNIEGYKTIETEFALECNKVYENSMKIQKNITDKPDSCNTAKLALRVKDANTKDGGWLEGVEVIVYQNGMNQIAKGNTNGEGYFKLENLIAPMTYVATFSKDGFQMNKIAVSFTECNTIYQVVDLSK, encoded by the coding sequence ATGAAAAATTTCAAAAGCCTTTTTTTAATTATCATCCCGATATTATTTTTAATATCAGCTTGCCAAAAAGATCCTGTAACAAGTACAACTAATTCAAATATTTCAGATTTTTCTGGGATAATAAACGATGAACAAGGGCACATTGTACCATTAGCAATTGTATCAGCTAAGGATGGTGCAAAGAATATTGTCGCAATTGATACTGCGAATGATGTTGGAGAGTTTCTTTTAAAGAATATTCCATCTGATTTATCTACAATAAGCATTGACATATTACATGATGAATTTTTGCCTGCAACATTTTCTGCAAAAGAATTAGTGTCTTCAGCTGGTGAAAAAAGAAATGGGATTTTATTATCTTTAACTCACGTTGATAGTTGTTGTGCTTATGTTCGAGTTTCTGTAAGTGATGAAGTTACTAAGAATATGATTGAGGGAGCAGAAGTAAGATTGTTCAATAAGGGGAAAGGTGACCGTCCTGTTACTACTGTTAAAACTGATGCATCTGGAAAAGTCATTTTTGAGAATATCTGCAAAGGTATATATTCAATTAGAATCTCAAAAGAAGGATATAAGGTTGATGAAAGACCTCTAATTGTAAATTTTTGTGATTCAACAATAATTGATTCAAGGCTGAAAGTTTCTGATGATAAAGGGGGTGAGAAAAAAGATTCAGGCTGCTGTAATGGAGTTTTAATTGTTATTCCAGTTGACGAATTTAATATGCCAATTGTTGATGCTGATGTTTCTTTAGCATCTCGTAAAATGAAATCATTAAAGACTACACTTGAAGGAGTAAAATATACTGGTCTATGCGAAGGTAAAGATATTGTTATGATTTCGAAAGAAGGATATGGAGTAATTGAATTTGCATTTGAAATGAAGTGTAATGGTGAAATGAAAGAAACTCCTATGATGAAGAAAAAATCTGATGATGTAAATAATGATAGTTGTTGTAAAGGTGCTCTGTTAGTTACTGTCATAGATCCAACTGATAAAATGATTGTTGGAGTTGAAGTTAAATTAACAAGACCAAACGGTAAGGTTGATGTCTCAAAAACTTCCGATGCAGGTGGCGCTAGCTTCTCAAACCTTTGCCCTGGAAAACATGGAATTAGAATTGCAAGAGAAGGGTTTGATGTTGTTGAACAAGTTTTTGACCAAAAATGTAATGAGACTAAGCTAATTCGTATTTCATTAGGAAAGAAAATTACTACAGACGATTCTTGTTGTAACGGGAAAGTTAATTTGTATTTGAATAACCAAGATGGAAAGCCTGTTGTTGGTGCTGCAATCAAATTGCAAAGACCAAATGGCTCAACAATTGTTGCAAATTCTAATGATATTGGAGTTGCTACTTTTAGCAAATTATGTGCTGGTGCATATTTATTCTGGACTGGAAAAGATGGCTATAAAAATATAGAAGGTAGATTTTCTTTGGAGTGCAATGCCACAATTGATATGAAATATAATTTAACAAAAGTAATAACTGGAACTGATAGTTGTTGTAATGGTCAAGTTAATTTTAGCTTTAAAGATGAAGCACTTTCTAGTAGTAAAATTGTTAGTGGAAAAGTTAGCCTATATAAAGATGGAAAACTATTAACTTTTGGGACTTTAGTAAATGGTAAAATTGGTTTTGAAAAATTATGTAGTGGTGTTTATTCATATGGATTTGCTTCAGAATTATATAAAGGTCTTGAAGGTAAGTTTGTTCTAGAATGTAATGCAACTTTTGTTATAGAAGTTAAGGCATCACAAAATATTAACCCTCCGAATAATGATTCATGTTGTAATGGCAAAGCCTATTTCAGTATTCTTGATGCTAATGGATCTAAAATTGGTTTGAATGGAAAAGGTATATTGTATCTGGGTGGGAAAGTAATTGCTACTACCCCAATTAATGCTGGTAAATTGGTTTTCGAAAAGCTTTGTCCTGGCAAATATGGTGTTAGTTTTAATATTGAAGGTTATAAAACTATTGAAACTGAATTTGCATTAGAATGTAATAAAGTTTATGAGAATTCAATGAAAATTCAAAAAAATATTACAGATAAACCAGACAGTTGCAATACTGCTAAACTTGCTCTAAGAGTTAAAGATGCAAATACAAAAGATGGTGGTTGGCTTGAAGGAGTTGAAGTAATTGTTTATCAAAATGGAATGAATCAAATTGCAAAAGGGAACACAAATGGTGAAGGTTACTTTAAATTAGAAAATCTAATTGCACCAATGACTTATGTTGCCACTTTTTCGAAAGATGGTTTTCAAATGAATAAAATTGCT